A genomic stretch from Megalobrama amblycephala isolate DHTTF-2021 linkage group LG22, ASM1881202v1, whole genome shotgun sequence includes:
- the si:ch211-161h7.4 gene encoding uncharacterized protein si:ch211-161h7.4 isoform X2: MKASSKQVHKDTLIQENGIQENEIIDRETPFKEIVPIKTSSPIALAMERDESVDGVRPVAYPLLFGVEDEEPIGGDFSKVSCTQQSKPAKESLYGDSGSLVSPPERLEFRKTAKSNAGSLSSMKLAKNTTTSVEATQSSPPEMKKDLTMDKDPGQLSPVLVRKSEPKLREEEQCKNQVMEDQGKGLSFQQKPKKALMPKSPCSRKQAAVPAPPPVDLEEDFIILDDEAPVHFIIPRKAEVKNKRPVPADTAKEKVLTEPHSTDQLSQSEVEMTDRHEADAKRNKAQIESGKQKMKGKFGKASKKSGKDSVTHDGREDGADPVTEALEDNDCDQTSSQTKQGHKEVQAETPFKEIVPIKTSSPIALAMERDESVDGVRPVADPLLFGVEDEEPIGGDFSKEEQCKSQVMEDQGKGLSFQQKLKKALMPKSPCSRKQAAVPAPPPVDLEEDFIILDDEAPVHFIIPRKAEVKNKRPVPADTAKEKVLTEPHSTDQLSQSEVEMTDRHEADAKRNKAQIESGKQKMKGKFGKASKKSGKDSVTHDGREDGADPVTEALDDNDCDQTSSQTKQGHKEVQAVTGKKRAKSKAPEPVELSDKDETDAGCSQEIPAPVYRTTKKSSKSSKQERPGSNEKKESYKVTSAAALHSTNSVKSNKNRKNNKKEETVSKTKKQTSKKQIELEQIDPSRDEQEHDPPPALEEQEEQQRTAVNKQSSTKDAMGPGKKLKRKETQMGEPKPKDPPTTASDISSDSPLCFKRKRKPPGAWWLTSPNESTTELQPKQASGAAQGPKASTKTPTKQAAAVDSEETQSLRPAKGKQKKSKTHNVLDDGKKLIAGGDRYDTGAEQKTAKKTGGRRKPKSAAIQPQVASPVHVSGEEVGACPNESAGEISPEFCSPKRRHNVLPGEKRVFDQVYSRDVGSSQKPPSSSLRRPDSSASDNFLQKRQRKAPSNWWEVPQSQEPADGLPPPHSSPPKKSKLSNTPLRGAFNKEGNSMKLQKTKNHTRNIKRNIINTPKSIKRSLASMNAIFASEKPENMVKSGQRCRKQGRRNLLHSLEDQSDHSSENLAQSDDQLQGNRRSSFGFISGITVQPPGTRNKTSVRVSSGPNTLSDVDAAFRSGPSSMLELQQRDEEDDDIDLPSSRVTPHVRQAPRVFAHCDLCGPPLQPVVLEDEDWNNLHAWFSHLWHPASKNGRVISPDDFHWHSHGGRAMGHAVDLQSCSFSHGKILLGSYMKKPSHVDHDMVSVFSIISSCVRVDIEGVKSVYNSGEVFMIPSGQAYSILNLCQEPAVLIYHRTQSNDTPT, translated from the exons ATGAAGGCATCATCTAAACAG GTACACAAGGATACTTTGATCCAAGAAAATGGCATTCAAGAGAATGAAATAATCGATAGAG AGACTCCATTTAAAGAAATTGTTCCCATAAAGACATCCAGTCCTATTGCTTTGGCAATGGAGAGGGATGAATCTGTGGATGGAGTCAGACCTGTGGCTTATCCTCTTCTCTTTGGAGTTGAGGATGAGGAGCCCATTGGTGGAGACTTCAGCAAGGTGTCCTGCACTCAGCAGTCAAAACCGGCGAAGGAATCCCTCTATGG GGATAGCGGGTCTCTGGTATCACCACCAGAAAGGCTTGAGTTTAGAAAAACTGCTAAATCAAATGCGGGTTCCTTATCAAG CATGAAGCTTGCAAAAAACACTACAACATCAGTGGAAGCCACCCAGTCTTCACCTCCAGAAATGAAGAAAGATTTAACAAT ggaTAAAGATCCTGGTCAGCTTTCTCCTGTTTTGGTTCGGAAGAGTGAACCAAAACTTCGGGAGGAAGAGCAATGCAAAAATCAAGTGATGGAGGATCAAGGGAAAGGATTGTCTTTCCAGCAGAAGCCTAAAAAAGCCTTGATGCCTAAATCCCCATG TTCCAGGAAACAAGCAGCAGTTCCAGCTCCTCCACCTGTAGATTTAGAGGAGGACTTCATCATCCTGGACGATGAGGCTCCTGTTCATTTCATCATCCCTCGCAAGGCAGAGGTCAAGAACAAAAGACCTGTCCCAGCAGACACTGCAAAGGAGAAGGTTCTTACAGAGCCGCACTCGACAGATCAGCTCTCGCAGAGTGAAGTGGAGATGACTGATCGGCATGAGGCAGATGCTAaaagaaacaaagcacaaatCGAGTCTggtaaacaaaaaatgaaaggaaaatttggaaaagcttcaaaaaagagTGGCAAAGACTCTGTGACTCATGATGGTCGAGAGGATGGAGCAGACCCTGTAACCGAAGCGCTGGAGGACAATGATTGTGATCAGACCTCATCTCAAACCAAACAGGGACACAAAGAAGTACAAGCAG AGACTCCATTTAAAGAAATTGTTCCCATAAAGACATCCAGTCCTATTGCTTTGGCAATGGAGAGGGATGAATCTGTGGATGGAGTCAGACCTGTGGCTGATCCTCTTCTCTTTGGAGTTGAGGATGAGGAGCCCATTGGTGGAGACTTCAGCAAGGAAGAGCAATGCAAAAGTCAAGTGATGGAGGATCAAGGGAAAGGATTGTCTTTCCAGCAGAAGCTTAAAAAAGCCTTGATGCCTAAATCCCCATG TTCCAGGAAACAAGCAGCAGTTCCAGCTCCTCCACCTGTAGATTTAGAGGAGGACTTCATCATCCTGGACGATGAGGCTCCTGTTCATTTCATAATCCCTCGCAAGGCAGAGGTCAAGAACAAAAGACCTGTCCCAGCAGACACTGCAAAGGAGAAGGTTCTTACAGAGCCGCACTCGACAGATCAGCTCTCGCAGAGTGAAGTGGAGATGACTGATCGGCATGAGGCAGATGCTAaaagaaacaaagcacaaatCGAGTCTggtaaacaaaaaatgaaaggaaaatttggaaaagcttcaaaaaagagTGGCAAAGACTCTGTGACTCATGATGGTCGAGAGGATGGAGCAGACCCTGTAACCGAAGCGCTGGACGACAATGATTGTGATCAGACCTCATCTCAAACCAAACAGGGACACAAAGAAGTACAAGCAG TTACAGGAAAGAAACGGGCAAAAAGCAAGGCACCTGAGCCTGTTGAACTTTCTGACAAAGATGAAACAGATGCAGGGTGCAGCCAAGAAATCCCAGCTCCTGTGTATAGAACCACAAAGAAATCCTCAAAATCATCTAAACAGGAGAGGCCAGGGTCAAATGAGAAGAAGGAATCCTATAAAGTCACTTCTGCAGCAGCTCTTCACTCCACCAACTCAGTGAAATCCAACAAAAATAGAAAGAACAACAAAAAGGAGGAAACTGTCTCTAAGACAAAGAAACAAACTTCTAAAAAACAAATAGAGTTGGAACAGATAGATCCTTCCCGTGATGAGCAAGAGCATGACCCTCCACCTGCCCTCGAAGAACAAGAGGAACAACAAAGAACAG CTGTAAATAAACAATCTTCCACCAAGGATGCCATGGGTCCAGGCAAAAAACTGAAgagaaaagaaacacaaatggGGGAACCAAAACCAAAGGATCCACCAACAACTGCATCTGACATTTCGTCCGACAGTCCTCTGTGTTTCAAGAGGAAAAGGAAACCTCCAGGAGCATGGTGGCTCACTAGCCCAAATGAAAGTACCACGGAGCTTCAGCCAAAGCAGGCGTCGGGTGCAGCACAAGGGCCGAAAGCCAGTACAAAAACACCAACGAAGCAAGCAGCTGCTGTTGATTCTGAAGAAACGCAGTCTCTCAGACCTGCCAAGGGAAAGCAGAAGAAATCAAAGACTCACAATGTGTTGGATGATGGGAAAAAGTTGATAGCAGGTGGTGATAGATATGATACTGGAGCTGAGCAGAAGACCGCTAAGAAGACAGGTGGTCGAAGGAAACCAAAATCAGCAGCTATTCAGCCTCAAGTGGCATCACCAGTTCATGTGTCAGGAGAGGAAGTGGGAGCTTGTCCAAATGAGAGTGCTGGGGAGATTAGTCCAGAATTCTGTAGTCCTAAGAGACGACACAATGTCCTACCAG GTGAGAAGAGAGTGTTTGACCAGGTTTACTCAAGAGATGTTGGATCTTCACAGAAACCACCTTCCTCTTCTCTTAGAAGACCAGACAGTTCTGCATCAGACAACTTTCTACAGAAAAGACAAAGAAAGGCTCCTTCCAATTGGTGGGAGGTGCCACAGTCTCAGGAACCAGCCGATGGACTTCCACCACCTCACAGTTCTCCTCCAAAAAAGTCCAAACTATCAAACACTCCTCTTCGTGGTGCGTTTAATAAGGAGGGAAATTCAATGAaattgcaaaaaacaaaaaatcacaCCAGGAACATAAAAAGAAACATAATCAACACGCCAAAGTCAATTAAACGATCTTTAGCGTCAATGAATGCCATTTTTGCTTCAGAAAAACCTGAAAATATGGTAAAAAGTGGACAAAGGTGCAGAAAACAGGGACGCAGAAACCTTCTTCACTCTCTTGAGGACCAGTCAGATCACTCGAGTGAGAATTTGGCCCAAAGTGATGATCAGCTGCAGGGAAACAGACGCTCCTCCTTTGGCTTCATCAGTGGTATTACCGTGCAGCCACCAGGGACCAGAAACAAAACGAGTGTACGAGTATCCAGTGGACCCAACACTTTATCTGATGT TGATGCTGCTTTCAGAAGTGGGCCTTCATCAATGCTTGAGCTTCAGCAACGTGATGAAGAGGATGATGATATTG atttgcCGTCGTCTAGAGTGACACCCCATGTGCGACAGGCTCCACGGGTGTTTGCGCACTGTGATCTCTGTGGGCCTCCATTGCAGCCTGTTGTCCTGGAAGATGAGGACTGGAACAACCTGCATGCGTGGTTCTCTCACTTGTGGCACCCAGCCTCGAAAA ATGGACGAGTTATTAGTCCTGATGACTTCCACTGGCACTCCCATGGAGGCCGAGCAATGG
- the si:ch211-161h7.4 gene encoding uncharacterized protein si:ch211-161h7.4 isoform X1, whose translation MSQVKAKKKLHYYQKQEIAHSELSDVFTLRGIDTLFDDIDADSELGLPLPSPFPKSTLVNGQKKSSRYPEKMKASSKQVHKDTLIQENGIQENEIIDRETPFKEIVPIKTSSPIALAMERDESVDGVRPVAYPLLFGVEDEEPIGGDFSKVSCTQQSKPAKESLYGDSGSLVSPPERLEFRKTAKSNAGSLSSMKLAKNTTTSVEATQSSPPEMKKDLTMDKDPGQLSPVLVRKSEPKLREEEQCKNQVMEDQGKGLSFQQKPKKALMPKSPCSRKQAAVPAPPPVDLEEDFIILDDEAPVHFIIPRKAEVKNKRPVPADTAKEKVLTEPHSTDQLSQSEVEMTDRHEADAKRNKAQIESGKQKMKGKFGKASKKSGKDSVTHDGREDGADPVTEALEDNDCDQTSSQTKQGHKEVQAETPFKEIVPIKTSSPIALAMERDESVDGVRPVADPLLFGVEDEEPIGGDFSKEEQCKSQVMEDQGKGLSFQQKLKKALMPKSPCSRKQAAVPAPPPVDLEEDFIILDDEAPVHFIIPRKAEVKNKRPVPADTAKEKVLTEPHSTDQLSQSEVEMTDRHEADAKRNKAQIESGKQKMKGKFGKASKKSGKDSVTHDGREDGADPVTEALDDNDCDQTSSQTKQGHKEVQAVTGKKRAKSKAPEPVELSDKDETDAGCSQEIPAPVYRTTKKSSKSSKQERPGSNEKKESYKVTSAAALHSTNSVKSNKNRKNNKKEETVSKTKKQTSKKQIELEQIDPSRDEQEHDPPPALEEQEEQQRTAVNKQSSTKDAMGPGKKLKRKETQMGEPKPKDPPTTASDISSDSPLCFKRKRKPPGAWWLTSPNESTTELQPKQASGAAQGPKASTKTPTKQAAAVDSEETQSLRPAKGKQKKSKTHNVLDDGKKLIAGGDRYDTGAEQKTAKKTGGRRKPKSAAIQPQVASPVHVSGEEVGACPNESAGEISPEFCSPKRRHNVLPGEKRVFDQVYSRDVGSSQKPPSSSLRRPDSSASDNFLQKRQRKAPSNWWEVPQSQEPADGLPPPHSSPPKKSKLSNTPLRGAFNKEGNSMKLQKTKNHTRNIKRNIINTPKSIKRSLASMNAIFASEKPENMVKSGQRCRKQGRRNLLHSLEDQSDHSSENLAQSDDQLQGNRRSSFGFISGITVQPPGTRNKTSVRVSSGPNTLSDVDAAFRSGPSSMLELQQRDEEDDDIDLPSSRVTPHVRQAPRVFAHCDLCGPPLQPVVLEDEDWNNLHAWFSHLWHPASKNGRVISPDDFHWHSHGGRAMGHAVDLQSCSFSHGKILLGSYMKKPSHVDHDMVSVFSIISSCVRVDIEGVKSVYNSGEVFMIPSGQAYSILNLCQEPAVLIYHRTQSNDTPT comes from the exons ATGTCGCAG GTCAAAGCCAAAAAGAAACTGCATTATTACCAAAAACAGGAAAT AGCCCATTCTGAACTCAGTGATGTCTTCACCTTGCGTGGCATTGACACTCTCTTCGATGACATTG ATGCTGACTCTGAGCTGGGTTTGCCTCTGCCTTCTCCCTTTCCCAAAAGCACTCTTGTAAATGGTCAGAAGAAAAGCTCACGTTATCCAGAAAAGATGAAGGCATCATCTAAACAG GTACACAAGGATACTTTGATCCAAGAAAATGGCATTCAAGAGAATGAAATAATCGATAGAG AGACTCCATTTAAAGAAATTGTTCCCATAAAGACATCCAGTCCTATTGCTTTGGCAATGGAGAGGGATGAATCTGTGGATGGAGTCAGACCTGTGGCTTATCCTCTTCTCTTTGGAGTTGAGGATGAGGAGCCCATTGGTGGAGACTTCAGCAAGGTGTCCTGCACTCAGCAGTCAAAACCGGCGAAGGAATCCCTCTATGG GGATAGCGGGTCTCTGGTATCACCACCAGAAAGGCTTGAGTTTAGAAAAACTGCTAAATCAAATGCGGGTTCCTTATCAAG CATGAAGCTTGCAAAAAACACTACAACATCAGTGGAAGCCACCCAGTCTTCACCTCCAGAAATGAAGAAAGATTTAACAAT ggaTAAAGATCCTGGTCAGCTTTCTCCTGTTTTGGTTCGGAAGAGTGAACCAAAACTTCGGGAGGAAGAGCAATGCAAAAATCAAGTGATGGAGGATCAAGGGAAAGGATTGTCTTTCCAGCAGAAGCCTAAAAAAGCCTTGATGCCTAAATCCCCATG TTCCAGGAAACAAGCAGCAGTTCCAGCTCCTCCACCTGTAGATTTAGAGGAGGACTTCATCATCCTGGACGATGAGGCTCCTGTTCATTTCATCATCCCTCGCAAGGCAGAGGTCAAGAACAAAAGACCTGTCCCAGCAGACACTGCAAAGGAGAAGGTTCTTACAGAGCCGCACTCGACAGATCAGCTCTCGCAGAGTGAAGTGGAGATGACTGATCGGCATGAGGCAGATGCTAaaagaaacaaagcacaaatCGAGTCTggtaaacaaaaaatgaaaggaaaatttggaaaagcttcaaaaaagagTGGCAAAGACTCTGTGACTCATGATGGTCGAGAGGATGGAGCAGACCCTGTAACCGAAGCGCTGGAGGACAATGATTGTGATCAGACCTCATCTCAAACCAAACAGGGACACAAAGAAGTACAAGCAG AGACTCCATTTAAAGAAATTGTTCCCATAAAGACATCCAGTCCTATTGCTTTGGCAATGGAGAGGGATGAATCTGTGGATGGAGTCAGACCTGTGGCTGATCCTCTTCTCTTTGGAGTTGAGGATGAGGAGCCCATTGGTGGAGACTTCAGCAAGGAAGAGCAATGCAAAAGTCAAGTGATGGAGGATCAAGGGAAAGGATTGTCTTTCCAGCAGAAGCTTAAAAAAGCCTTGATGCCTAAATCCCCATG TTCCAGGAAACAAGCAGCAGTTCCAGCTCCTCCACCTGTAGATTTAGAGGAGGACTTCATCATCCTGGACGATGAGGCTCCTGTTCATTTCATAATCCCTCGCAAGGCAGAGGTCAAGAACAAAAGACCTGTCCCAGCAGACACTGCAAAGGAGAAGGTTCTTACAGAGCCGCACTCGACAGATCAGCTCTCGCAGAGTGAAGTGGAGATGACTGATCGGCATGAGGCAGATGCTAaaagaaacaaagcacaaatCGAGTCTggtaaacaaaaaatgaaaggaaaatttggaaaagcttcaaaaaagagTGGCAAAGACTCTGTGACTCATGATGGTCGAGAGGATGGAGCAGACCCTGTAACCGAAGCGCTGGACGACAATGATTGTGATCAGACCTCATCTCAAACCAAACAGGGACACAAAGAAGTACAAGCAG TTACAGGAAAGAAACGGGCAAAAAGCAAGGCACCTGAGCCTGTTGAACTTTCTGACAAAGATGAAACAGATGCAGGGTGCAGCCAAGAAATCCCAGCTCCTGTGTATAGAACCACAAAGAAATCCTCAAAATCATCTAAACAGGAGAGGCCAGGGTCAAATGAGAAGAAGGAATCCTATAAAGTCACTTCTGCAGCAGCTCTTCACTCCACCAACTCAGTGAAATCCAACAAAAATAGAAAGAACAACAAAAAGGAGGAAACTGTCTCTAAGACAAAGAAACAAACTTCTAAAAAACAAATAGAGTTGGAACAGATAGATCCTTCCCGTGATGAGCAAGAGCATGACCCTCCACCTGCCCTCGAAGAACAAGAGGAACAACAAAGAACAG CTGTAAATAAACAATCTTCCACCAAGGATGCCATGGGTCCAGGCAAAAAACTGAAgagaaaagaaacacaaatggGGGAACCAAAACCAAAGGATCCACCAACAACTGCATCTGACATTTCGTCCGACAGTCCTCTGTGTTTCAAGAGGAAAAGGAAACCTCCAGGAGCATGGTGGCTCACTAGCCCAAATGAAAGTACCACGGAGCTTCAGCCAAAGCAGGCGTCGGGTGCAGCACAAGGGCCGAAAGCCAGTACAAAAACACCAACGAAGCAAGCAGCTGCTGTTGATTCTGAAGAAACGCAGTCTCTCAGACCTGCCAAGGGAAAGCAGAAGAAATCAAAGACTCACAATGTGTTGGATGATGGGAAAAAGTTGATAGCAGGTGGTGATAGATATGATACTGGAGCTGAGCAGAAGACCGCTAAGAAGACAGGTGGTCGAAGGAAACCAAAATCAGCAGCTATTCAGCCTCAAGTGGCATCACCAGTTCATGTGTCAGGAGAGGAAGTGGGAGCTTGTCCAAATGAGAGTGCTGGGGAGATTAGTCCAGAATTCTGTAGTCCTAAGAGACGACACAATGTCCTACCAG GTGAGAAGAGAGTGTTTGACCAGGTTTACTCAAGAGATGTTGGATCTTCACAGAAACCACCTTCCTCTTCTCTTAGAAGACCAGACAGTTCTGCATCAGACAACTTTCTACAGAAAAGACAAAGAAAGGCTCCTTCCAATTGGTGGGAGGTGCCACAGTCTCAGGAACCAGCCGATGGACTTCCACCACCTCACAGTTCTCCTCCAAAAAAGTCCAAACTATCAAACACTCCTCTTCGTGGTGCGTTTAATAAGGAGGGAAATTCAATGAaattgcaaaaaacaaaaaatcacaCCAGGAACATAAAAAGAAACATAATCAACACGCCAAAGTCAATTAAACGATCTTTAGCGTCAATGAATGCCATTTTTGCTTCAGAAAAACCTGAAAATATGGTAAAAAGTGGACAAAGGTGCAGAAAACAGGGACGCAGAAACCTTCTTCACTCTCTTGAGGACCAGTCAGATCACTCGAGTGAGAATTTGGCCCAAAGTGATGATCAGCTGCAGGGAAACAGACGCTCCTCCTTTGGCTTCATCAGTGGTATTACCGTGCAGCCACCAGGGACCAGAAACAAAACGAGTGTACGAGTATCCAGTGGACCCAACACTTTATCTGATGT TGATGCTGCTTTCAGAAGTGGGCCTTCATCAATGCTTGAGCTTCAGCAACGTGATGAAGAGGATGATGATATTG atttgcCGTCGTCTAGAGTGACACCCCATGTGCGACAGGCTCCACGGGTGTTTGCGCACTGTGATCTCTGTGGGCCTCCATTGCAGCCTGTTGTCCTGGAAGATGAGGACTGGAACAACCTGCATGCGTGGTTCTCTCACTTGTGGCACCCAGCCTCGAAAA ATGGACGAGTTATTAGTCCTGATGACTTCCACTGGCACTCCCATGGAGGCCGAGCAATGG
- the si:ch211-161h7.4 gene encoding inner centromere protein A isoform X3, with the protein MSQVKAKKKLHYYQKQEIAHSELSDVFTLRGIDTLFDDIDADSELGLPLPSPFPKSTLVNGQKKSSRYPEKMKASSKQVHKDTLIQENGIQENEIIDRETPFKEIVPIKTSSPIALAMERDESVDGVRPVAYPLLFGVEDEEPIGGDFSKVSCTQQSKPAKESLYGDSGSLVSPPERLEFRKTAKSNAGSLSSMKLAKNTTTSVEATQSSPPEMKKDLTMDKDPGQLSPVLVRKSEPKLREEEQCKNQVMEDQGKGLSFQQKPKKALMPKSPCSRKQAAVPAPPPVDLEEDFIILDDEAPVHFIIPRKAEVKNKRPVPADTAKEKVLTEPHSTDQLSQSEVEMTDRHEADAKRNKAQIESGKQKMKGKFGKASKKSGKDSVTHDGREDGADPVTEALEDNDCDQTSSQTKQGHKEVQAVTGKKRAKSKAPEPVELSDKDETDAGCSQEIPAPVYRTTKKSSKSSKQERPGSNEKKESYKVTSAAALHSTNSVKSNKNRKNNKKEETVSKTKKQTSKKQIELEQIDPSRDEQEHDPPPALEEQEEQQRTAVNKQSSTKDAMGPGKKLKRKETQMGEPKPKDPPTTASDISSDSPLCFKRKRKPPGAWWLTSPNESTTELQPKQASGAAQGPKASTKTPTKQAAAVDSEETQSLRPAKGKQKKSKTHNVLDDGKKLIAGGDRYDTGAEQKTAKKTGGRRKPKSAAIQPQVASPVHVSGEEVGACPNESAGEISPEFCSPKRRHNVLPGEKRVFDQVYSRDVGSSQKPPSSSLRRPDSSASDNFLQKRQRKAPSNWWEVPQSQEPADGLPPPHSSPPKKSKLSNTPLRGAFNKEGNSMKLQKTKNHTRNIKRNIINTPKSIKRSLASMNAIFASEKPENMVKSGQRCRKQGRRNLLHSLEDQSDHSSENLAQSDDQLQGNRRSSFGFISGITVQPPGTRNKTSVRVSSGPNTLSDVDAAFRSGPSSMLELQQRDEEDDDIDLPSSRVTPHVRQAPRVFAHCDLCGPPLQPVVLEDEDWNNLHAWFSHLWHPASKNGRVISPDDFHWHSHGGRAMGHAVDLQSCSFSHGKILLGSYMKKPSHVDHDMVSVFSIISSCVRVDIEGVKSVYNSGEVFMIPSGQAYSILNLCQEPAVLIYHRTQSNDTPT; encoded by the exons ATGTCGCAG GTCAAAGCCAAAAAGAAACTGCATTATTACCAAAAACAGGAAAT AGCCCATTCTGAACTCAGTGATGTCTTCACCTTGCGTGGCATTGACACTCTCTTCGATGACATTG ATGCTGACTCTGAGCTGGGTTTGCCTCTGCCTTCTCCCTTTCCCAAAAGCACTCTTGTAAATGGTCAGAAGAAAAGCTCACGTTATCCAGAAAAGATGAAGGCATCATCTAAACAG GTACACAAGGATACTTTGATCCAAGAAAATGGCATTCAAGAGAATGAAATAATCGATAGAG AGACTCCATTTAAAGAAATTGTTCCCATAAAGACATCCAGTCCTATTGCTTTGGCAATGGAGAGGGATGAATCTGTGGATGGAGTCAGACCTGTGGCTTATCCTCTTCTCTTTGGAGTTGAGGATGAGGAGCCCATTGGTGGAGACTTCAGCAAGGTGTCCTGCACTCAGCAGTCAAAACCGGCGAAGGAATCCCTCTATGG GGATAGCGGGTCTCTGGTATCACCACCAGAAAGGCTTGAGTTTAGAAAAACTGCTAAATCAAATGCGGGTTCCTTATCAAG CATGAAGCTTGCAAAAAACACTACAACATCAGTGGAAGCCACCCAGTCTTCACCTCCAGAAATGAAGAAAGATTTAACAAT ggaTAAAGATCCTGGTCAGCTTTCTCCTGTTTTGGTTCGGAAGAGTGAACCAAAACTTCGGGAGGAAGAGCAATGCAAAAATCAAGTGATGGAGGATCAAGGGAAAGGATTGTCTTTCCAGCAGAAGCCTAAAAAAGCCTTGATGCCTAAATCCCCATG TTCCAGGAAACAAGCAGCAGTTCCAGCTCCTCCACCTGTAGATTTAGAGGAGGACTTCATCATCCTGGACGATGAGGCTCCTGTTCATTTCATCATCCCTCGCAAGGCAGAGGTCAAGAACAAAAGACCTGTCCCAGCAGACACTGCAAAGGAGAAGGTTCTTACAGAGCCGCACTCGACAGATCAGCTCTCGCAGAGTGAAGTGGAGATGACTGATCGGCATGAGGCAGATGCTAaaagaaacaaagcacaaatCGAGTCTggtaaacaaaaaatgaaaggaaaatttggaaaagcttcaaaaaagagTGGCAAAGACTCTGTGACTCATGATGGTCGAGAGGATGGAGCAGACCCTGTAACCGAAGCGCTGGAGGACAATGATTGTGATCAGACCTCATCTCAAACCAAACAGGGACACAAAGAAGTACAAGCAG TTACAGGAAAGAAACGGGCAAAAAGCAAGGCACCTGAGCCTGTTGAACTTTCTGACAAAGATGAAACAGATGCAGGGTGCAGCCAAGAAATCCCAGCTCCTGTGTATAGAACCACAAAGAAATCCTCAAAATCATCTAAACAGGAGAGGCCAGGGTCAAATGAGAAGAAGGAATCCTATAAAGTCACTTCTGCAGCAGCTCTTCACTCCACCAACTCAGTGAAATCCAACAAAAATAGAAAGAACAACAAAAAGGAGGAAACTGTCTCTAAGACAAAGAAACAAACTTCTAAAAAACAAATAGAGTTGGAACAGATAGATCCTTCCCGTGATGAGCAAGAGCATGACCCTCCACCTGCCCTCGAAGAACAAGAGGAACAACAAAGAACAG CTGTAAATAAACAATCTTCCACCAAGGATGCCATGGGTCCAGGCAAAAAACTGAAgagaaaagaaacacaaatggGGGAACCAAAACCAAAGGATCCACCAACAACTGCATCTGACATTTCGTCCGACAGTCCTCTGTGTTTCAAGAGGAAAAGGAAACCTCCAGGAGCATGGTGGCTCACTAGCCCAAATGAAAGTACCACGGAGCTTCAGCCAAAGCAGGCGTCGGGTGCAGCACAAGGGCCGAAAGCCAGTACAAAAACACCAACGAAGCAAGCAGCTGCTGTTGATTCTGAAGAAACGCAGTCTCTCAGACCTGCCAAGGGAAAGCAGAAGAAATCAAAGACTCACAATGTGTTGGATGATGGGAAAAAGTTGATAGCAGGTGGTGATAGATATGATACTGGAGCTGAGCAGAAGACCGCTAAGAAGACAGGTGGTCGAAGGAAACCAAAATCAGCAGCTATTCAGCCTCAAGTGGCATCACCAGTTCATGTGTCAGGAGAGGAAGTGGGAGCTTGTCCAAATGAGAGTGCTGGGGAGATTAGTCCAGAATTCTGTAGTCCTAAGAGACGACACAATGTCCTACCAG GTGAGAAGAGAGTGTTTGACCAGGTTTACTCAAGAGATGTTGGATCTTCACAGAAACCACCTTCCTCTTCTCTTAGAAGACCAGACAGTTCTGCATCAGACAACTTTCTACAGAAAAGACAAAGAAAGGCTCCTTCCAATTGGTGGGAGGTGCCACAGTCTCAGGAACCAGCCGATGGACTTCCACCACCTCACAGTTCTCCTCCAAAAAAGTCCAAACTATCAAACACTCCTCTTCGTGGTGCGTTTAATAAGGAGGGAAATTCAATGAaattgcaaaaaacaaaaaatcacaCCAGGAACATAAAAAGAAACATAATCAACACGCCAAAGTCAATTAAACGATCTTTAGCGTCAATGAATGCCATTTTTGCTTCAGAAAAACCTGAAAATATGGTAAAAAGTGGACAAAGGTGCAGAAAACAGGGACGCAGAAACCTTCTTCACTCTCTTGAGGACCAGTCAGATCACTCGAGTGAGAATTTGGCCCAAAGTGATGATCAGCTGCAGGGAAACAGACGCTCCTCCTTTGGCTTCATCAGTGGTATTACCGTGCAGCCACCAGGGACCAGAAACAAAACGAGTGTACGAGTATCCAGTGGACCCAACACTTTATCTGATGT TGATGCTGCTTTCAGAAGTGGGCCTTCATCAATGCTTGAGCTTCAGCAACGTGATGAAGAGGATGATGATATTG atttgcCGTCGTCTAGAGTGACACCCCATGTGCGACAGGCTCCACGGGTGTTTGCGCACTGTGATCTCTGTGGGCCTCCATTGCAGCCTGTTGTCCTGGAAGATGAGGACTGGAACAACCTGCATGCGTGGTTCTCTCACTTGTGGCACCCAGCCTCGAAAA ATGGACGAGTTATTAGTCCTGATGACTTCCACTGGCACTCCCATGGAGGCCGAGCAATGG